The Arachis ipaensis cultivar K30076 chromosome B03, Araip1.1, whole genome shotgun sequence region CGAAGCGAGAATCATACCACTAGACCAAACACCCACCCTGATTAAGAGTATCTCATAATAACTTTATCACAAATCAATTCTGTGCTATGCCCAATCCTAAATTATATTTGAGAAACCCAGGAATCCAAACAACGAAGCAAAAATCTGAAAATGGCGTCTTCAGCAACTCACTTTCTCCATTTTCTTCGTTCACAACCactgtcttcatcttcttcattcgTTTCGCTACTGAAACCGCTTCTTCTTTCCTCTCCCAATGTCTTATCCATGCATACTTCACCGCTTCTTCCACAAAACCTCTTCCCCTCCCTCACTCGCCACCACTTCTCTTCACCTTCCCTCTCTCTTCCTCACGCGCCTCCCCCTTTTGTGGCTCTCACGAGTTCATCACAAAACTCGGAGGAGGAAGATGACTACTACAACGACGAAGACGACGAAACGGAGCTGTACGATGAAGAATCTGACGACGACGATGATTTGGAATCGGAAAGGAGCAGTTTTGAGGAGAATACACAGATTGGTTCAGAATCGAATTCAACTTCGTCGCCATTGGAGAGGAAGAGGGAGGAGAGGTTGAAGGTGGAGGTTCCGAGTCTCAGCGTGAAGGAAAGGAAAGAACTTGCGTCTTACGCGCACAGTTTGGGGAAGAAGCTCAAGACCCAGTTGGTGGGAAAGTCCGGTGTTACCCCCAATGTTGCAACCTCTTTCATTGAGACACTTGAAGCCAATGAGCTTCTCAAGGTATCAATTTCAATTTCCCTGTTAAttgtgttgttattgttgttggagGAACATGCTTGAGAGATTTTCTCGCTTCAGTATTGTTATGCTTGCCATGTGTTTGATGTATTTCCTGAGAGAGATGGAAAAGAGCGGAACTTGTTTTCTGTGTTTCCTATTCCCAATTCAACAAGATTTAGGTAATTTTCCTCTTGAATTGCTTATGAAATTGGGTGTAAGCAGTTAGTTTTCTCATGTTTTGCATTTGCGATTGGTAGTATTTTTCCTTGCTTGAAGTTGTTACTTATTATTAAACCATGGAAAACCATCAAATGAAATGCTTAAAAGGACTATGGCACGTAATGTTATTATATCATGGCATTGCATGCAAAACATGGATAAACTGTGTTGGACCCTCTTTGGTTTTCCATGTGCTGCTTAAATTGGTCGGATTATTGAGTGGTTGGGAAGTGGGAATTGAGCTACTTTGCATGCTTATTGTGATCATTTATTATTGTAGACTGCAGAGAGGGTAATATTTGTAGGGTTTATACTTAATACCATGTGTCTACTATGCTAAGATCTTATTGAGAGTGAGGTTAGTAGTTGTTATGCTGTTCAAACATTTTTGAACTTTCTTGGCTTTTAAAAGTTATAATAGTTATGGTAAAAATTATCAGTTTCTGTACAAACACTTGGATTCTAATAATTTGTAGTTGCAATTTTGAATGGCATTTGCAGATTAAAATACATAGGAGTTGCCCTGGTGAGTTGGAAGATGTGGTGAAGCAGCTGGAAGAAGCAACCGGTTCAGTGGCAGTTGGTAAAATTGGTCGAACCCTGATTATATACAGGCCTAGTCTCACCAAATTGAAGGccgaagaaaaaaagaaacaagtTCGTCAACTCTTTCTTAAAAGACAATTAAAATACAGACAATTAAACAAGGTATTAATTACTACTATATAGCACTGtactaaatttatttattttatcgtTATCTTATCTTTCCTAATTACTAGTACTATTCGATATTGTTGTGAAAACTACAGAGTAGGGAACAAGTACCAAAATTATCACGGCGTGGTTCATCTTCATCGTGGAAAGTGAGGAGTAGTAGGTCATAATTAACACCTATTGGATTGGCTATTGTTAATGGAATTATTTTCTTGAGGTTTGTCATGTCCCGTGGCCTAAACAAACTTGAGGATTTGCAATGATGGATTCCGGTGCTCGAGATGAAGGATCATTTTCAACCAATTATGCTCTTGGTAATTAACACTTGTTAGTAAGTGCAGAAGTCAGTTGAAACGTTAGTATTTAGTAATGAATGCTTGTACTATATAATCAATGTTATGTGAGCAAAGCTACGGAGTATGTGTAGAAGTGTAGAACGGTTTGGATTGAATTCTTTATTTTTGGAATATTTGTGCTTTCTTATTTGCAAAATATCTAAGCCCTTAATCTGTTAATTTTATTATGCATCCAAGAACAATTTTTTgtcattttaagtttttaactaaaCTCTTTTTTAGAATTTGATTAAAATTGAAATGATTTATATGTTAAAAACATATAGTTATTTTTACCTTTTTTGTGACACTACTATAAAAAAGAAAGATTTAAAGTAAGAAATAGGTGGGAAAAGTCCAACACCGCCAATTGACCCTAACCAACTGCCCTGATCAACACACGATAGCCCCGGCTGAGTGCGTTGGATGACCCTGGCTAACCACTGGCCAACCGAACCAACAGAAGCAGGCCGCCCCTACCAGCCAGCGCGATCGACCACACCAGCACACTTCCACagaataaataaaaagtaaaaatacaaaatcaaattattttatcaatttttaaataaatcaattctTGTTTTGCATTTTGCATTACAATTTAAAGAATTATAAGCTACAGTACAGACAACATGCTTCCTTCCTTACAATATGTGAcactaacaaaaaaataatacagCGGATAAAGAGTTTCTCTTTTTGGTAGAATAGTAGAAATCCTACAGAAGGGAATCTTGTCTGGCATTTGAGATCTCATAGAGGGTATGATTCTTCCAGTATTGGTTTCCATATCCATACTTGAACGAGACCATTGGTTAAAAGGAAAGAATATCCATGTGCTGGTAAAAATAGTATTTCTAACCTAGGTAGCCTTCAACTTTTGCAGCTCATGTTGGCTTAAATCTTCTGAGGACAGAACGCTACTGGGAGAGAGAAGGCGCAAAAGGGCAATTGAAAACCGAGCCTAATGATCATAAAAGAATTGCATGTCAGAATATTTGGAAAACAAATTATTAGTACAAACAACGTTACTCTTCAAAAAAGGTCATAGTCTGCATTTTATGCCAATTTGAGATCCAAGTCTTACCCACTGAAATCCGGCAAGGGCAAACCAACAGCCTTGCAAACCAAATCTACTGCTTAAGACCTGGCACATTGGAAGATTGTGTTTTGTTACAAATGCAGCATAATGGATCAAGCAGCTATTACTAATAATAGAAGTGATAATATCTATTCTCTAACAATCATAATAACAAAAGAGAGAAGTGGTTACTGATAGCACTAGTGCACCAAGACAAAAGCATCCACTCATTGACAAGCTTATGAATCTTAGATCCCGTCCAGCCTGATTAAGCAATGTGCAACGATGTTATAAACTTAAAAATGCAGTTTTTATATAATGGATTGAACAGAATATCCAAGCAGGAACATACCAACAATGTTCCTTCCAAGCATACAGTAGGTGGTGTCACAGATAGCGCTATGAAATACGGTATCAGCACTTTATGCATCTGCACGGTCGCAAATGCAGCAAATTACCAACTTATGCTTACATTCTAAAACTACGTCTAGTTTATAAGAGTATATGCTTTTCTGCCTATATATCCTGCCAAACAATGTAGGAAAAGGAGATTGAGAATATATCTAagctaaattttaaaagttaaactAACCCCTTGGATGACCATCTGATCAGGTGTAAAAAGATAAGGGAATAACCAAGGAATAGATGTTCCAACAATCCCCAACAACAATCCAAGTATAGCTCCAATACTTACAAGAGACCTTAGAAGCAACCAGGCCTGTTGAAAGTATAAATTCAGGGAATTTCAAATATACAAAACAAAACAATATCTAGATAGAATCTGCAAAATAGATTAGTTAGGAGAATGGAGTGCCAGCTTATGAAGCAATCCTTCCCAACCAAAAGGAAAGATACAATTTCAAACTATGAGCAAAAGAGAGATTTAAAACAGGGGAGAGAGATCCTCTGAAACAGCAATTAAGAGCATCACAAACCTTTGCCAAATTCCGATTTACTCCATATATCAACCCAGGCATAAATGATTGAGCAGTTTGGGAGAGAGGTTCGCCCCAAACTGTACATGTCATGTAGATTTGAACCATAACCTGCAATAAGTGTTGAGTAATCAATTTAGTTCGCTGAAATGAGCAGATGGAAAGCAACGgaatggagtcacaaaataagaAGAGGGGTAAACAAACTTGGTGAGCGGCCATTGTATGGGTACCCATTGAAGTAGCATTATATATAAGCAGCGAGTAGAAAGCCACCTAAGATCAGAACTTTCAGTTAGTTTTGAAGTCTCAGAATACAGCAAAGAGAGAACCACAAATATAACAAATACAGAATGCAACCTTTGACATCAGTGTTAAAAATACAGGAGCAGCAAGACCAAGTATATTCAGAAATTCTTTCCCTGAAGGAATGGATAAAGCAAGTGCATCGAATCCTTTCTTGTTTAGATTTTGAATCATCATATATGCAGAAAATACCTAGAACCAGAAACAGATAAAAAGGAAGTGAATACAGAGTTGAGTACACTATAAAAAATTAATGTATATCGAGAGTTTGTCGGGCACACTTGAGATATCATTGCAGCCCATGCAGCCCCTGCAATACCATATCCTAAGATGCGGCACAGAACTACAAGACCAATTCCATTTATAACGGTGGCAGCTGCCAAAGACTTCAAAGGTCCCCAGGAATCCTTCATGCCAAGACTGCAACagaaaattgtgaatatgaagaTAGGAA contains the following coding sequences:
- the LOC107628847 gene encoding stress response protein NST1; amino-acid sequence: MASSATHFLHFLRSQPLSSSSSFVSLLKPLLLSSPNVLSMHTSPLLPQNLFPSLTRHHFSSPSLSLPHAPPPFVALTSSSQNSEEEDDYYNDEDDETELYDEESDDDDDLESERSSFEENTQIGSESNSTSSPLERKREERLKVEVPSLSVKERKELASYAHSLGKKLKTQLVGKSGVTPNVATSFIETLEANELLKIKIHRSCPGELEDVVKQLEEATGSVAVGKIGRTLIIYRPSLTKLKAEEKKKQVRQLFLKRQLKYRQLNKSREQVPKLSRRGSSSSWKVRSSRS
- the LOC107628846 gene encoding protein DETOXIFICATION 46, chloroplastic: MALKLSLPLPRTIRTPSLRNPNLISLPSSLSARNYNAALPSKSFHAASIRRRFGFRPARVAQGQELSGSSEDNDGMVVAVEEEGEKKELADQGIWSQVKEIVMFTGPATGLWLCGPIMSLMDTAVIGHGSSIELAALGPATVVCDYMSYMFMFLSIATSNMVATALANQDREEVQHHISVLLFVGLACGISMLLFTKVFGAAILTAFTGPKNAHVVPAANTYVQIRSLAWPALLSGWVAQSASLGMKDSWGPLKSLAAATVINGIGLVVLCRILGYGIAGAAWAAMISQVFSAYMMIQNLNKKGFDALALSIPSGKEFLNILGLAAPVFLTLMSKVAFYSLLIYNATSMGTHTMAAHQVMVQIYMTCTVWGEPLSQTAQSFMPGLIYGVNRNLAKAWLLLRSLVSIGAILGLLLGIVGTSIPWLFPYLFTPDQMVIQGMHKVLIPYFIALSVTPPTVCLEGTLLAGRDLRFISLSMSGCFCLGALVLSVLSSRFGLQGCWFALAGFQWARFSIALLRLLSPSSVLSSEDLSQHELQKLKAT